From one Thamnophis elegans isolate rThaEle1 chromosome 9, rThaEle1.pri, whole genome shotgun sequence genomic stretch:
- the TMEM165 gene encoding transmembrane protein 165 has product MAGVLRLWPLLLLLAAASAVPEQDVGRERDLPPHQEQQKPPPAPHQQPAVQGPDHLRAEKGPTLVVPIHSVTEESSDKTNVGFIHAFVAAISVIIVSELGDKTFFIAAIMAMRYNRLTVLTGAMLALGLMTCLSVLFGYATTVIPRIYTYYVSTALFAIFGIRMLREGLKMSADEGQEELEEVQAELKKKDEELQRMKLSNGPGDMEAGTGPAIPQKRCLHFISPIFVQAFTLTFLAEWGDRSQLTTIVLAARENPYGVAVGGTVGHSLCTGLAVIGGRMIAQKISVRTVTIIGGIVFLAFAFSALFISPDVGF; this is encoded by the exons ATGGCGGGGGTCCTGAGGCTctggccgctgctgctgctgctggccgcGGCCTCCGCGGTCCCCGAGCAAGACGTCGGCCGCGAGCGAGACTTGCCGCCTCACCAGGAGCAGCAGAAGCCGCCGCCGGCGCCGCACCAGCAGCCGGCGGTACAAGGGCCGGATCACCTCCGGGCTGAG aaaggACCTACCCTCGTTGTTCCCATCCATTCGGTTACTGAAGAGTCTTCAGATAAAACTAACGTAGGATTTATCCATGCCTTCGTGGCTGCGATTTCTGTCATCATTGTTTCAGAACTGGGCGATAAAACCTTCTTCATTGCTGCCATTATGGCAATGCGTTACAATCGCTTAACAGTGCTGACTGGGGCTATGTTGGCCTTGGGGCTGATGACGTGTCTATCCG TTTTATTTGGTTACGCTACCACAGTAATTCCTAGAATATATACCTACTACGTGTCAACAGCACTCTTTGCAATTTTCGGTATCCGAATGCTTCGAGAAGGCTTGAAGATGAGCGCAGATGAAGGTCAGGAAGAATTAGAGGAAGTTCAAGCAGAACTCAAAAAGAAAGATGAAGAA CTCCAGAGAATGAAACTCTCAAACGGCCCTGGAGACATGGAAGCCGGTACGGGCCCTGCAATACCTCAGAAGAGATGCCTGCATTTTATTTCTCCAATTTTTGTGCAAGCATTCACTTTAACATTCCTGGCTGAATGGGGTGACCGCTCCCAGTTAACCACCATTGTCCTGGCAGCAAGAGAG AACCCCTACGGTGTGGCTGTGGGTGGAACAGTTGGACATAGTTTGTGTACTGGCCTAGCAGTGATTGGAGGAAGAATGATAGCACAAAAAATCTCAGTTCGAACTG